In Trichoderma asperellum chromosome 1, complete sequence, a single window of DNA contains:
- a CDS encoding uncharacterized protein (EggNog:ENOG41): MGLEIAGQPEPQLLASSEDDVATIKQGMLKETSQNISICDSYIPEIENFLQAVESKVKNPRVTGLPSFIRKLRKEYDILKRVESELVAEEQDEVGLGLLNRKLVASSTIINHGAVHWDILKRCRSFRIVNQAFQGSAKEDRKKQVSRIVGDGREKQQLNRTLKEQAKVEVDVVEGGSEWLDIRWLQADRLARQMTDCGWGWGDYQLGDTVDPEEWEDTPLAKQIKRLVAAAKMNRHEYRIPRLRIVFPNITKGENEDIDVLLDQIYRLDPLVEIAIEDSSSLFMETPSPPLEDAIRNLIGDEFDGLTNVLNMDHTILVDLISDITHFQLQPQPWQAQTTQLQIEEERKQGGVMVRALYPILQGRTLVCTQEAAEHFHEVLSTVGTATERERGRLLVPYDDEARSMSTEDIRRRFRELSTHLLPHNVQVPIRILDETWTMATVTQAVADGRLPKVALDVAQCGAFKSSKLSIYMYGWATGNVTITSNKEVRGQIRTWVEANRRDDQERGPTIWRIDVTRNLLAKSATPPSTLKAENSSDGSTMTRQR, translated from the coding sequence ATGGGACTGGAGATTGCCGGGCAACCTGAGCctcagctgctggccagcagcgAGGATGATGTTGCTACTATCAAGCAGGGCATGCTAAAGGAGACGAGCCAGAACATCTCCATATGCGACTCATACATTCCGGAGATTGAAAACTTTCTTCAGGCTGTCGAGTCAAAAGTCAAGAACCCGCGAGTTACTGGTCTTCCTAGTTTTATTCGTAAACTGCGAAAAGAATATGACATCTTAAAGCGGGTAGAGTCTGAGCTCGTTGCTGAAGAACAGGATGAAGTTGGACTTGGTCTATTAAATAGGAAATTGGTAGCCAGTTCTACTATCATCAACCACGGGGCAGTTCATTGGGATATCCTTAAACGCTGCCGCTCGTTTCGCATCGTCAACCAGGCGTTTCAGGGGTCGGCTAAAGAGGATCGCAAGAAGCAAGTTTCACGAATCgttggagatggaagagaaaaacagcAGTTGAATCGGACATTGAAAGAGCAGGCCAAGGTGGAAGTTGACGTGGTCGAAGGAGGAAGCGAGTGGCTTGATATTCGATGGCTTCAGGCGGATAGGCTGGCTCGACAAATGACAGACTGCGGCTGGGGATGGGGCGACTATCAGCTGGGGGATACCGTCGACCCTGAGGAATGGGAGGATACGCCTCTTGCCAAGCAAATAAAGCGACTGGTTGCGGCGGCCAAGATGAACCGGCACGAGTATCGCATTCCCCGCCTACGAATCGTCTTTCCCAACATCACCAAGGGGGAGAATGAAGATATCGATGTGCTGTTGGATCAGATATACCGCCTCGACCCCTTGGTTGAAATTGCCATCGAggatagcagcagcctcttcaTGGAGACACCGTCTCCACCTCTCGAAGATGCCATAAGAAATCTTATAGGGGACGAGTTTGACGGTCTAACAAACGTCCTAAATATGGACCACACCATCCTCGTCGACCTCATCTCCGACATCACCCATTTTCAACTCCaaccgcagccatggcaagcTCAAACCACACAGCTGCAAatcgaagaagaaagaaagcaaggcGGCGTCATGGTGCGCGCCCTGTATCCAATCTTACAAGGCCGCACCCTCGTCTGCACGCAAGAGGCAGCCGAACATTTCCACGAAGTGCTCAGCACAGTCGGAACAGCCACAGAAAGGGAGCGAGGGAGACTCTTGGTGCCATATGACGATGAGGCTCGCAGCATGTCAACCGAGGACATCCGCAGACGCTTTCGAGAACTCTCTACCCACCTTCTTCCCCACAACGTCCAAGTTCCTATACGAATTCTCGATGAGACATGGACCATGGCCACCGTTACCCAAGCCGTGGCGGATGGACGTCTCCCAAAGGTCGCTCTTGATGTCGCTCAGTGCGGTGCGTTTAAGAGCTCCAAGTTGAGCATCTACATGTACGGCTGGGCAACGGGCAACGTCACCATCACATCAAATAAAGAAGTCCGGGGCCAGATCCGTACGTGGGTCGAGGCAAACAGGCGGGATGACCAGGAACGCGGCCCGACCATCTGGCGTATTGACGTTACGAGGAATTTGCTGGCCAAGAGCGCCACTCCGCCATCGACACTGAAGGCGGAGAACAGCTCGGACGGAAGCACGATGACACGACAGAGATGA
- a CDS encoding uncharacterized protein (SECRETED:SignalP(1-18)~EggNog:ENOG41) yields the protein MKFSTTSVLLAAALGVSAHPSGHVHQRAHNSVQARGDFVMANKPAAAPTSTAAPVATPAPSSAAPAKDATSGSQGTGVATYTKFCQGGNSKRATAAEIAYKGNVGGSGQYGCNIMAVQNHLVDQYEYTMVFNNAGGDAECACWNKIGPDGGINGFFNGNEALKFSLPAGGKQTIAIDSNSQIGCTCGVGSIPLTPIGQFAGTWIEGDVGNLSNGGWSGWDASSLVAAAAGMDIPGLNVCGTGAQEGICSTINPGGSGKNAFVAGTAAMDGLGLNCPPGNQSVMVTVGYQG from the coding sequence ATGAAGTTCTCCACCACCTCTGTTCTCCTGGCTGCCGCCCTCGGCGTCTCTGCCCACCCCAGCGGCCACGTTCACCAGCGCGCCCACAACTCTGTCCAGGCCCGCGGCGACTTCGTCATGGCCAACaagcccgccgccgctcCCACCTCGACCGCCGCTCCTGTCGCCACTCCTGCTCCTTCTTCCGCTGCCCCTGCCAAGGACGCCACCTCTGGCAGCCAGGGCACCGGTGTTGCGACCTACACCAAGTTCTGCCAGGGCGGCAACAGCAAGCGTGCTACCGCCGCCGAGATTGCTTATAAGGGCAATGTTGGTGGAAGCGGTCAGTACGGATGCAACATCATGGCCGTCCAGAACCACCTCGTCGACCAGTACGAGTACACCATGGTTTTCAACAATGCTGGCGGCGACGCTGAGTGCGCTTGCTGGAACAAGATCGGACCCGATGGCGGTATCAACGGCTTCTTCAACGGCAACGAGGCCCTGAAGTTCTCCCTGCCCGCTGGTGGCAAGCagaccatcgccatcgacagCAACTCCCAGATCGGCTGCACTTGCGGCGTCGGCAGCATTCCTCTGACCCCCATTGGCCAGTTCGCCGGTACCTGGATCGAGGGTGATGTTGGCAACCTCTCCAACGGCGGTTGGTCTGGTTGGGACGCCTCTTccctcgtcgccgccgctgccggcaTGGACATCCCAGGCCTCAATGTTTGCGGAACTGGTGCCCAGGAGGGCATCTGCTCTACCATCAACCccggtggcagcggcaagaACGCCTTCGTTGCCGGCACTGCGGCTATGGATGGCCTGGGCCTCAACTGCCCCCCTGGCAACCAGTCCGTCATGGTCACCGTTGGATACCAGGGTTAA
- a CDS encoding uncharacterized protein (EggNog:ENOG41), whose product MHLHCTSGEPPAVSQPDLHTTNNQSSLKDSSNCSTGLDKQHSGSPPALSSGTSLSPVSSSVSTPQVSYEHSPLIQREQSEENEKTDSDDQLSPKFKRLHRLWDASEEKFTIMEPAAECGNHDATQTEDCIFVIRRDFNCDKTHIKTTVEIKDSLLKECIQNVTGNIFGVNFTEGNPIFDPKSLFLYLDDFISHHDSLAQVRPYNKNEQWLENQWNMISAKRSLKILIEYLEEEFAEGKKNLDLMLGKGVITFDLLWALWKPHTLIYSPTYRCHDVPRVSMVICAEKLKGRLSTNPEYSVEARFVDFNGKTLVYKTLKQEIQHFNGTVNITSLPVYPLQYHKDEARIRRVLIERGAKFVSLQGIHHKSYTGIAFPLVESKNQTVTKLHEEQSRIMVDPVGFRKVYPDFYGTTDLPIQYTNDDETFNNGVQPQCLMDMLSTQKAEDDQQNLRSDVKIREGSPRSSNTWSKREYMEKTKLEMAKDNLLLLCSPVIVGYSLASLEWLEFDVRCIDDVKWDEEAWDSLVLDEKMKVLIKASVASHISNSAFDVNIGAMAKSRGLTIVLHGPPGTGKTLTVAGLSDHLRCPLLTLPAKELIGCCAISVDFILKKVLTTCQRWNAIVVFDDAQILLEKYDCLGIERDSLMTTLSRRLESFQGIIFLTCDTIRVFDEAFQSRIDLFQKYDKPDRKSKSIILKRAISRVTALNLCEIETFSDEEYGKLVESDLSGREVEKAVELALSLAEARKEPLGVRHLQDIMDIQERFRCGFGKKDYGNYFS is encoded by the exons CTGGAGAACCGCCAGCAGTGTCACAGCCTGATCTTCATACTACGAACAACCAGTCTTCTCTCAAAGATTCATCTAACTGCAGCACGGGATTGGATAAGCAGCATTCAGGATCGCCACCCGCACTGTCATCAGGGACTTCACTTTCACCCGTGTCTTCATCTGTATCGACGCCTCAAGTTTCATATGAGCACTCGCCACTCATCCAGCGAGAACAAAGCGAGGAAAACGAGAAGACTGATTCAGATGATCAGCTTTCGCCAAAATTTAAGCGCCTCCACCGCCTTTGGGATGCATCAGAAGAGAAATTTACGATAATGGAACCCGCAGCAGAGTGTGGAAATCATGATGCTACCCAAACTGAAGATTGCATCTTCGTGATTCGTCGAGATTTCAATTGCGACAAAACCCACATTAAAACCACCGTAGAGATCAAGGACAGCTTGCTCAAGGAATGCATCCAAAACGTCACGGGAAATATCTTTGGCGTCAATTTTACCGAGGGTAATCCTATATTTGATCCAAAGAGTTTATTTCT CTATTTGGATGATTTCATAAGTCATCACGACTCATTGGCGCAAGTCAGGCCCTACAACAAAAATGAGCAGTGGCTAGAGAACCAGTGGAATATGATTTCCGCCAAGAGAAGTCTGAAAATTCTCATTGAATACCTGGAAGAAGAGTTCGCAGAAGGCAAGAAGAATCTCGATTTGATGCTAGGCAAAGGAGTCATAACCTTTGACTTACTATGGGCACTCTGGAAGCCCCATACGCTGATATACTCGCCTACTTATCGGTGCCATGATGTTCCTAGGGTGTCCATGGTGATTTGTgcagagaagctcaagggcaGACTTTCAACAAACCCAGAGTATTCTGTGGAGGCCAGATTTGTCGACTTTAACGGCAAAACGCTTGTCTATAAGACATTGAAGCAAGAAATACAGCATTTCAATGGTACAGTCAACATCACCAGCCTTCCGGTATACCCACTTCAATACCACAAGGACGAAGCCCGAATTCGCCGTGTGCTAATCGAACGCGGTGCCAAATTTGTATCGCTCCAAGGAATACACCACAAATCATATACGGGCATCGCGTTCCCGCTAGTTGAAAGCAAGAATCAAACAGTGACAAAACTACACGAGGAACAGAGCAGGATAATGGTAGATCCCGTAGGCTTTCGAAAAGTATATCCTGATTTTTATGGCACAACGGACTTGCCGATTCAGTATACGAATGACGATGAAACCTTCAACAACGGTGTACAACCCCAGTGTCTCATGGACATGCTATCTACTCAAAAGGCTGAAGATGATCAGCAAAATCTGAGAAGCGATGTGAAAATCAGGGAGGGCTCACCACGCAGCTCAAATACATGGTCAAAGAGAGAGTATatggaaaagacaaaacTGGAGATGGCAAAGGACAACCTTTTACTCTTATGTTCCCCAGTTATAGTGGGATATTCTCTTGCGAGCTTGGAATGGCTGGAGTTTGATGTGCGTTGTATCGACGATGTCAAATGGGATGAAGAAGCATGGGATTCTCTTGTGCTTgatgagaagatgaaggtgcTGATAAAGGCGTCCGTGGCGTCCCACATTTCTAATTCAGCATTTGACGTCAATATTGGTGCCATGGCGAAGAGTAGAGGGTTGACCA TCGTGTTGCATGGCCCTCCAGGGACCGGAAAGACACTTACGGTGGCAGGGCTTAGCGATCATCTAAGGTGTCCGTTGTTGACGCTGCCAGCCAAAGAGCTGATAGGATGCTGTGCCATTTCGGTCGATTTCATATTAAAAAAGGTCTTGACAACCTGCCAGAGGTGGAATGCCATTGTAGTATTTGACGACGCCCAAATACTTTTAGAAAAATACGACTGCCTCGGCATCGAGCGGGATTCTTTGATGACCACTCTTTCACGGCGTCTGGAGTCTTTTCAAggcatcatcttcttgaCATGCGATACCATTCGG GTATTTGACGAGGCATTTCAATCGCGCATCGACCTTTTCCAAAAGTACGATAAACCAGAcagaaaaagtaaaagtattatccTCAAGCGAGCCATCAGCCGAGTTACGGCGCTGAATCTTTGCGAAATAGAGACGTTCAGCGATGAAGAGTACGGTAAGCTCGTAGAGAGCGATCTCAGCGGCCGTGAGGTAGAGAAGGCAGTTGAGCTGGCCCTGAGTTTGGCAGAAGCGAGAAAGGAGCCGCTCGGGGTGCGGCATTTGCAGGATATCATGGATATACAAGAAAGGTTTAGGTGCGGTTTTGGAAAGAAGGATTATGGGAATTACTTTTCCTGA